One window of Medicago truncatula cultivar Jemalong A17 chromosome 2, MtrunA17r5.0-ANR, whole genome shotgun sequence genomic DNA carries:
- the LOC112419323 gene encoding uncharacterized protein: MVSWQHGDEDTLILNDDGSALNNSGKANYGGLIRKHDGSFLRGLFGSVGISNILHAEIQTLIGIKLCWETGYRKLMCFFDSIHVVELVMKDISRFHHYANLLELIQNYLDKDWFISIQHILWDGNS, translated from the coding sequence ATGGTGAGTTGGCAGCATGGGGACGAGGACACCTTAATTCTCAATGATGATGGAAGTGCTTTGAACAATTCAGGAAAGGCGAACTATGGTGGGTTAATACGTAAGCACGATGGAAGTTTCCTTCGTGGTTTATTTGGTAGCGTGGGGATCTCAAATATTTTACATGCTGAGATTCAAACGTTGATTGGTATAAAGTTATGTTGGGAGACAGGTTATAGAAAGCTTATGTGTTTCTTCGACTCTATTCATGTGGTAGAGTTGGTGATGAAGGACATCTCGAGGTTTCATCATTATGCAAATCTCTTGGAACTCATCCAGAATTATCTTGATAAGGATTGGTTTATTTCTATTCAGCATATCCTTTGGGATGGAAACTCTTGA